One genomic segment of Vibrio fluvialis includes these proteins:
- the uraH gene encoding hydroxyisourate hydrolase, with protein sequence MNQLSCHVLDTANGRPAADITVKLFRLGSFECLAEAQTDQDGRVKFSEVSLDTHNYTLRFLVQPYCEAQFGQAFFPMIDVHFTVGETRNYHIPLLLSPYSYSSYRGS encoded by the coding sequence ATGAATCAATTAAGTTGTCATGTACTCGACACGGCCAATGGCCGCCCGGCCGCAGACATTACCGTCAAGCTGTTTCGCTTGGGCAGTTTTGAGTGCCTTGCTGAAGCGCAAACCGACCAGGATGGTCGAGTCAAATTTTCCGAGGTCTCACTCGATACGCACAACTACACCCTACGATTTTTGGTACAACCCTACTGTGAGGCGCAATTTGGACAGGCATTTTTCCCGATGATCGACGTTCATTTCACGGTGGGTGAAACGCGTAACTATCACATTCCATTGCTGCTCTCGCCTTATTCCTACTCGAGTTACCGAGGCAGTTAA
- a CDS encoding urate hydroxylase PuuD encodes MWPQLYEWFALFIKWFHVICGIAWIGASFYFTWLDNSLETPPQWKKDKGIKGDLWAVHGGGFYEVAKYQVGPEKMPEKLHWFKWEAYSTWLTGSALLIWMYYFNAQAYLVDPRVMELTSLQAVGVGVGGILLGVVGYEGLMRSPLGRNTLLFSGALIAFGALFFYGFTHLFSGRGAFIHMGALIGSIMVNNVFHKIIPGQRKMVAQVAAGEPVDPAPGLEGKRRSIHNNYFTLPVIFLMISNHYPMVYQHAHSWLVGMLILVISAYIRHYFNLKHSGEKKPFVMFSGAAAMFALAIVISWQATEQMHMAKSLPREAAPASATVTASLNAEQHIAQQIIEQRCSQCHSATPTDDVFKVAPSGAVFDSWQDIDRWKSRIIARAVDSGDMPFLNKTQMTDEERQQLKRALSALN; translated from the coding sequence ATGTGGCCACAACTCTACGAATGGTTTGCGTTATTCATCAAATGGTTTCATGTAATTTGTGGCATCGCATGGATTGGTGCGAGCTTTTATTTCACTTGGCTGGACAACAGCTTAGAAACCCCGCCGCAATGGAAAAAAGACAAAGGTATTAAAGGCGATCTTTGGGCTGTACACGGTGGCGGTTTTTACGAAGTGGCCAAATATCAGGTTGGCCCGGAAAAAATGCCGGAGAAACTGCATTGGTTTAAATGGGAAGCCTATTCGACCTGGCTGACGGGTTCGGCATTGCTGATTTGGATGTATTACTTCAACGCGCAAGCGTATCTGGTCGACCCACGTGTGATGGAACTCACCTCGCTGCAAGCAGTTGGCGTGGGTGTGGGCGGTATTTTGCTTGGCGTCGTGGGGTATGAGGGCTTGATGCGCTCTCCGCTTGGCCGCAACACGCTGTTGTTCAGTGGCGCGTTAATCGCCTTTGGCGCTCTGTTTTTCTATGGATTTACGCACCTGTTCAGCGGCCGCGGCGCGTTCATCCATATGGGGGCATTAATTGGCTCCATTATGGTCAATAACGTCTTCCATAAGATTATTCCGGGTCAGCGCAAAATGGTGGCGCAGGTGGCTGCGGGTGAACCGGTCGATCCTGCGCCCGGCCTGGAAGGCAAACGCCGCTCGATTCACAATAACTACTTCACACTGCCGGTGATTTTCCTGATGATCAGCAACCATTACCCGATGGTGTATCAACATGCGCACAGCTGGTTGGTGGGGATGCTGATTCTGGTGATCAGTGCTTACATCCGTCACTACTTCAACCTCAAGCATTCCGGTGAGAAAAAACCGTTCGTGATGTTTTCCGGTGCGGCCGCGATGTTTGCTCTGGCCATCGTGATTAGCTGGCAAGCGACCGAACAGATGCACATGGCGAAATCACTTCCCCGTGAAGCTGCGCCTGCCAGCGCGACGGTCACGGCCTCGCTCAATGCGGAGCAACACATTGCGCAGCAGATCATTGAGCAGCGGTGCAGCCAGTGTCACAGCGCCACGCCAACAGATGATGTATTCAAAGTGGCGCCGAGTGGCGCGGTGTTTGACAGTTGGCAAGACATTGACCGCTGGAAATCTCGCATTATTGCCCGCGCCGTAGACAGCGGTGATATGCCGTTTCTCAACAAAACCCAGATGACGGACGAAGAGCGCCAGCAGCTTAAGCGGGCATTGTCCGCACTCAATTAA
- a CDS encoding EF-hand domain-containing protein, translating into MKSVSLFALLGCALLSTSTMAQDQPSGRPDMGPPPSFSDMDSNGDGVLTQDEVQGPMQRDFSSMDTNNDGQLTETEVDTFMKNHKPPQRPNNDE; encoded by the coding sequence ATGAAATCTGTTTCGCTTTTTGCCTTACTGGGCTGCGCTTTGTTGTCGACGTCAACCATGGCACAAGATCAACCCTCTGGTCGTCCGGACATGGGGCCGCCTCCGAGCTTTTCGGATATGGATAGCAACGGCGATGGCGTATTGACGCAAGATGAAGTTCAGGGACCCATGCAGCGTGATTTCAGCAGCATGGATACCAACAATGATGGGCAGTTGACGGAAACCGAAGTCGATACGTTTATGAAGAACCATAAACCGCCACAGCGTCCTAACAACGATGAATGA
- the xdhB gene encoding xanthine dehydrogenase molybdopterin binding subunit — translation MRKLTSIESSHTQPHTAFQVVGRSHKHESAEKQVSGEAQFLDDYATPRGCLHAAVVTSAIAKGQVRSVDLSAVSQADGVVRVLTADDIPGEKDIGTIFKGDPLLMLNGEIRYFGQPIALVLATSHELAWKAARLANVEYTKSDNVTLSYAEASLNEPLLARHQMGPNPDATLFDQADIHLDGDLHVGGQEHFYLEGQASLAELTEDGGIFLRSSTQNPSEVQKLVAEVLAVDFNRVTVDMRRMGGGFGGKESQAAQWACMAALGAFYTKRAVKMRLPRAVDMTATGKRHPFYNRYQLAADKQGVIQAASIEVNGICGHSPDLSDAIVDRAMFHADNAYSLGKATVVGNRLKTDMVSHTAFRGFGGPQGMIVIEKAMQDLALATGLDALDVRLNNLYRAGKNITPYGMEVEQYDEMRGIIEQLEADADYRARRLEIEQWNMRNPVLKKGLALTPIKFGIAFTATHLNQAGALIHIYTDGTLQVSHGGTEMGQGLHTKVQQIVAQSMGISLDKVLVTSTRTDKVPNTSPTAASSGADLNGMAAHNAVMTIKERLLAFAREHYHCDNLDIVNDTLVGAANPVSWAELVQQAYMHRVSLSASGFYQTPKIGYDRATATGRPFFYFSLGASCSEVTIDTLTGELRVDRVDILHDVGSSLNPAIDRGQIEGAFIQGLGWLTTEELVWAKDGRLLSNSPMNYKIPTIGDYPKQMQIALYDKANPEHSIYRSKAVGEPPFMHAISVWCAIYDAVASISEHRCAPHLHAPATGEMILSACEHQQRWLESHPVKENADVILS, via the coding sequence ATGCGTAAGTTAACGTCGATTGAATCCTCACACACGCAGCCGCATACCGCGTTCCAGGTGGTTGGGCGTTCTCACAAGCACGAAAGTGCTGAAAAACAAGTCAGTGGTGAAGCGCAGTTTCTGGATGACTACGCCACGCCACGCGGTTGTTTGCACGCTGCCGTCGTTACCAGCGCGATTGCAAAGGGCCAAGTCAGATCGGTGGATCTGAGCGCGGTCAGTCAGGCTGACGGTGTCGTTCGTGTGCTCACGGCGGACGATATTCCGGGCGAAAAAGACATCGGGACCATCTTTAAAGGTGACCCGTTGCTGATGCTGAACGGCGAGATTCGCTATTTCGGTCAACCCATCGCTTTGGTGCTGGCCACCAGTCATGAACTTGCCTGGAAAGCGGCTCGTCTGGCGAACGTCGAATACACAAAAAGTGACAATGTCACTCTAAGTTATGCCGAAGCGAGCCTTAACGAACCTTTGTTGGCTCGCCATCAAATGGGCCCGAATCCCGATGCGACGTTGTTCGACCAAGCCGACATTCATCTTGATGGCGACCTGCATGTGGGCGGTCAGGAGCACTTTTATCTGGAAGGCCAAGCGAGCCTTGCTGAACTCACGGAAGATGGCGGCATCTTTCTGCGCTCTTCAACCCAAAACCCGTCGGAAGTTCAAAAGCTGGTTGCCGAAGTGCTGGCAGTTGATTTTAACCGCGTCACCGTCGATATGCGCCGCATGGGCGGCGGATTTGGCGGTAAAGAGAGCCAGGCTGCGCAGTGGGCATGTATGGCGGCGCTGGGGGCGTTCTACACTAAACGTGCGGTAAAAATGCGTTTGCCACGCGCCGTGGATATGACGGCGACGGGTAAACGCCACCCCTTCTATAACCGTTATCAACTCGCGGCGGATAAACAAGGTGTGATCCAAGCCGCCAGTATCGAAGTAAACGGCATCTGTGGTCACTCGCCGGATCTTTCGGATGCCATTGTCGATCGCGCGATGTTCCATGCCGACAATGCTTATTCCCTCGGCAAGGCCACGGTGGTTGGCAATCGTCTTAAAACCGATATGGTCTCTCACACTGCGTTTCGAGGCTTTGGGGGCCCACAAGGCATGATCGTGATTGAAAAAGCGATGCAGGATCTGGCGCTAGCCACCGGACTCGATGCACTGGATGTGCGCCTGAACAACCTGTATCGCGCGGGCAAGAACATCACGCCATACGGGATGGAAGTGGAGCAGTATGACGAGATGCGCGGCATCATCGAGCAGTTAGAAGCTGATGCTGACTACCGCGCGCGCCGCTTAGAAATCGAACAGTGGAACATGCGCAATCCGGTGCTGAAAAAAGGTCTGGCGCTTACCCCCATCAAGTTCGGTATCGCGTTTACCGCTACTCACCTCAACCAAGCGGGCGCGCTGATTCACATCTACACCGATGGCACGTTGCAGGTGTCGCACGGCGGGACGGAAATGGGCCAAGGTCTGCACACCAAAGTTCAGCAGATTGTGGCGCAGTCGATGGGCATATCGCTTGATAAAGTCCTCGTCACGTCAACGCGCACCGACAAAGTGCCAAACACCTCGCCAACCGCCGCCTCTTCAGGCGCCGATCTCAATGGGATGGCTGCTCACAACGCGGTCATGACCATCAAGGAACGTTTACTGGCGTTTGCTCGCGAACATTATCACTGCGATAACCTGGATATCGTCAACGACACTTTAGTCGGTGCCGCGAACCCTGTTTCTTGGGCGGAGCTGGTGCAACAGGCCTACATGCATCGCGTGTCGCTCTCGGCCAGTGGCTTTTATCAAACACCGAAAATCGGTTACGACCGCGCCACCGCGACCGGTCGTCCGTTCTTCTACTTCTCGCTCGGCGCCTCTTGCTCAGAAGTCACCATTGATACGTTGACGGGCGAACTGCGCGTGGATCGCGTGGATATTCTGCATGATGTGGGTAGCAGCCTTAACCCGGCAATTGACCGCGGCCAGATCGAAGGCGCGTTTATTCAGGGATTGGGTTGGCTGACAACCGAAGAATTGGTGTGGGCCAAAGACGGTCGCCTGCTCAGCAACAGCCCGATGAATTACAAAATTCCGACCATTGGCGATTATCCAAAACAGATGCAGATTGCGTTGTATGACAAAGCCAATCCGGAGCACAGCATTTATCGCTCGAAAGCCGTTGGTGAGCCGCCGTTTATGCATGCCATCAGCGTTTGGTGTGCCATTTACGATGCAGTGGCGTCCATTTCTGAGCATCGCTGCGCGCCGCACCTGCATGCGCCGGCAACAGGCGAAATGATTTTGAGCGCCTGTGAGCATCAACAGCGGTGGCTTGAAAGCCATCCAGTGAAGGAGAACGCCGATGTCATTCTCTCATAA
- the guaD gene encoding guanine deaminase: protein MVKDNSAWQVHRGSILHFPKVTLSPKDNYEYWNDGVLVIEHGRIQHVGDAKAFFAVSANKALLIQGNVVQHRGLLIPGMIDSHVHFPQVEIIASYGKQLLDWLNTYTFPTELRFSNYDYAKVQAQFFLQQLFAHGTTTASVYATVHPQSVDAFFEAAEQYDARMVCGKVMMDRFCPDELQDTPESSYRDSKALIERWHNQGRALYAITPRFAPTSTPQQLAKAGQLADEHPDTFIQTHLSENINEVAWVKELYPHDDDYLGVYERNHLVRDRALFGHAIHLSEREQQTLASSGASIAFCPSSNLFLGSGLFPYDKAKDAGIPVSIASDVGGGTSLSLLRNQADAYKICQLQGVSLDAFESLYLCTQGAAASMELDHLIGNFNIGTEADFIELDLTAFPMLKQRTLRCQDLSEQLFALITLGDERVIERTYVHGKLVYQKDMLLCGHNSTNGLRYSSNGFM, encoded by the coding sequence ATGGTGAAAGACAATTCAGCATGGCAAGTTCACCGGGGAAGCATTCTGCACTTCCCTAAAGTGACATTGTCACCAAAAGACAACTATGAATACTGGAACGACGGTGTTTTAGTCATTGAACATGGTCGTATACAGCATGTGGGGGATGCGAAAGCGTTCTTCGCTGTGTCGGCCAATAAAGCGTTGCTGATACAGGGCAACGTGGTCCAGCACCGTGGGTTGTTGATCCCCGGCATGATTGATTCACACGTGCATTTTCCGCAAGTCGAAATCATCGCCAGCTACGGCAAACAATTGCTCGACTGGCTCAACACCTACACGTTCCCGACCGAACTGCGCTTTTCCAACTACGACTATGCAAAAGTTCAGGCGCAATTTTTCCTGCAACAATTGTTTGCGCATGGGACGACAACGGCGAGCGTTTACGCGACGGTGCATCCTCAGTCGGTCGACGCCTTTTTTGAAGCGGCCGAGCAATACGACGCGCGCATGGTTTGCGGAAAAGTGATGATGGATCGCTTCTGTCCTGACGAGCTGCAAGACACGCCTGAATCGTCGTATCGCGACAGCAAAGCGCTGATCGAACGCTGGCACAATCAGGGCCGCGCCCTGTACGCAATTACGCCGCGTTTTGCGCCAACCAGCACGCCGCAACAGTTGGCAAAAGCCGGACAGTTGGCCGATGAGCATCCGGACACCTTCATTCAGACTCACTTGAGCGAAAACATCAACGAAGTGGCGTGGGTGAAAGAGCTCTATCCGCATGATGATGATTATTTGGGGGTGTATGAACGTAATCATCTGGTGCGCGACCGTGCGCTGTTTGGCCATGCGATTCATCTGAGCGAGCGTGAACAACAAACGCTGGCCAGTAGCGGCGCGTCCATCGCCTTCTGCCCGTCTTCCAACCTCTTTCTCGGCAGCGGGCTGTTTCCGTATGACAAAGCGAAAGACGCCGGCATTCCGGTGTCGATTGCCAGCGATGTGGGTGGTGGAACCAGTTTGAGCCTGCTGCGCAATCAGGCCGATGCCTACAAAATCTGTCAGTTACAAGGCGTCAGCCTGGATGCGTTTGAATCGCTCTACCTCTGCACTCAAGGCGCCGCCGCTTCAATGGAACTCGATCACCTGATTGGGAATTTTAACATCGGCACTGAAGCCGACTTTATCGAACTCGATCTCACTGCATTTCCGATGCTCAAGCAGCGCACATTGCGTTGTCAGGATTTGTCTGAGCAGCTTTTCGCCCTTATCACCCTTGGCGATGAGCGAGTGATCGAGAGAACTTACGTTCATGGAAAATTAGTCTATCAAAAGGATATGTTGTTATGTGGCCACAACTCTACGAATGGTTTGCGTTATTCATCAAATGGTTTCATGTAA
- the xdhC gene encoding xanthine dehydrogenase accessory protein XdhC — translation MSFSHNAFLASPGLNWLAACQQLEQRGEAYCIATVVAYVGSVPRASGAKMVITETAQFDTLGGGNLEFQVIAQAREHLKAKHSDVTIERFSLAADLAQCCGGAVQVMFEYFQTQTPQVVIFGAGHVCQALTRVLSELPCHVKVVDNRAEWLTPLAQLGVETHHCDDPRQAMISLNDNAYLIIMTQDHALDFELTLSALEARRFAFVGLIGSQGKRQRFEFRLKEQLSNPAWIDALTCPIGHPDVQGKLPMQVAVSVAAQLIGLFALQTPTPSSGDAQWQQANQARKSLKETHE, via the coding sequence ATGTCATTCTCTCATAACGCCTTTCTGGCAAGTCCGGGCCTCAATTGGCTGGCGGCGTGTCAGCAGCTCGAGCAGCGCGGCGAAGCGTACTGCATCGCAACGGTTGTCGCTTATGTCGGATCTGTACCTCGTGCCAGCGGTGCCAAGATGGTGATCACGGAGACAGCGCAGTTTGACACGCTAGGCGGTGGCAATCTGGAGTTTCAAGTCATTGCGCAGGCGCGTGAACATCTCAAAGCCAAGCACAGCGACGTCACGATTGAACGCTTTTCTCTCGCGGCGGATTTGGCGCAATGTTGTGGTGGCGCGGTGCAAGTGATGTTTGAGTACTTTCAAACGCAAACGCCGCAAGTGGTTATCTTCGGCGCAGGCCACGTGTGTCAGGCGTTGACGCGTGTACTTTCGGAGTTACCGTGTCACGTAAAAGTGGTGGATAACCGTGCTGAGTGGCTCACGCCGCTCGCTCAACTTGGTGTCGAAACACACCATTGCGACGACCCGCGTCAGGCGATGATCAGCCTGAACGATAACGCCTATCTCATCATCATGACCCAAGATCACGCGCTGGATTTCGAACTGACGCTGTCTGCGTTAGAAGCTCGGCGCTTTGCGTTTGTGGGTCTAATTGGTTCGCAAGGCAAGCGCCAGCGTTTTGAGTTTCGTCTCAAAGAACAGCTGAGCAATCCGGCATGGATTGATGCCCTGACCTGCCCGATCGGCCACCCGGATGTGCAAGGAAAGTTGCCGATGCAAGTGGCAGTGTCTGTCGCCGCGCAATTGATTGGCCTGTTCGCCCTTCAAACACCAACGCCATCATCCGGTGATGCGCAGTGGCAGCAGGCCAACCAAGCCCGCAAATCACTTAAGGAAACGCACGAATGA
- a CDS encoding 2-oxo-4-hydroxy-4-carboxy-5-ureidoimidazoline decarboxylase codes for MNSTLNQLDLSEEQLAQICTSRRWQQLMQAAMPFESAAVLKNAADAAFAQLDEADWLEAFAGHPMIGDMASLEKKYAQGKALSAKEQGQVQLASNETLQELLVLNQQYRAKFGFIFIVCATNKSADDMLGLLKARIHRTYQQELQQAAIEQQKISHIRMEAYI; via the coding sequence ATGAACTCCACCCTGAATCAACTCGATTTGAGTGAAGAACAGCTGGCACAAATTTGTACCAGCAGACGTTGGCAGCAACTCATGCAAGCTGCCATGCCGTTTGAGTCGGCCGCGGTATTGAAGAATGCCGCAGATGCCGCGTTTGCCCAGCTTGATGAAGCCGATTGGCTGGAAGCCTTTGCCGGACACCCGATGATCGGCGACATGGCCAGTCTTGAGAAGAAATACGCGCAGGGTAAAGCGCTGAGTGCTAAAGAACAAGGTCAGGTTCAGCTCGCGTCCAACGAAACGCTGCAAGAACTGTTGGTGTTGAATCAACAATACCGCGCGAAGTTTGGTTTTATTTTCATTGTCTGCGCCACCAACAAAAGTGCCGACGACATGCTGGGCCTGCTTAAGGCGCGCATTCACCGAACTTACCAACAAGAGCTGCAACAAGCTGCAATTGAACAACAAAAAATCAGTCATATCAGAATGGAAGCGTATATATGA